From the Iodobacter fluviatilis genome, one window contains:
- the trhO gene encoding oxygen-dependent tRNA uridine(34) hydroxylase TrhO produces the protein MTQNNAQAIVVAALYKFVTLADFEALKEPLLQSMLDNDVKGTLLLAFEGINGTVAGSRAGIDGLLAWLKSDVRFIDLDHKESYCDEQPFYRSKVKLKKEIVTLGVPGVDPNQAVGTYVEPEDWNALISDPEVLLIDTRNDYEVAIGTFEGAIDPKTASFREFPDYIKQHFDPAKHKKVAMFCTGGIRCEKASSYMLGEGFEEVFHLKGGILKYLETVKQEESKWEGDCFVFDNRVTVRHDLSEGDFDLCHACRQPVSVEERQSPHYVAGISCPHCWNSLSEKTRNGARERQKQIELAKKRNQPNPLGRNMRDVQAKD, from the coding sequence ATGACACAAAATAACGCTCAGGCCATTGTTGTAGCGGCCCTGTATAAATTTGTAACGCTGGCCGATTTTGAAGCGCTCAAAGAGCCGCTTTTGCAATCCATGCTGGATAACGACGTAAAAGGCACTCTGCTGCTGGCTTTTGAAGGCATTAATGGCACGGTAGCGGGCTCCCGCGCCGGGATTGATGGTTTATTGGCATGGCTAAAAAGCGATGTGCGCTTTATCGATCTGGATCACAAAGAATCGTATTGTGATGAGCAGCCGTTTTACCGCAGCAAGGTTAAATTAAAGAAAGAAATCGTGACGCTGGGCGTGCCGGGTGTGGATCCTAATCAGGCGGTGGGCACCTATGTAGAGCCAGAAGACTGGAATGCGCTGATCAGTGATCCTGAAGTGCTGCTGATTGATACGCGTAATGATTACGAAGTGGCAATCGGCACGTTTGAGGGCGCAATTGATCCTAAAACGGCGAGCTTCCGTGAATTTCCGGATTATATTAAGCAACATTTTGATCCTGCCAAACACAAGAAAGTTGCCATGTTTTGCACCGGCGGCATTCGCTGCGAAAAAGCCTCCAGCTATATGCTCGGGGAGGGCTTTGAAGAAGTCTTCCACCTTAAAGGCGGCATTCTTAAATACCTAGAAACGGTAAAACAGGAAGAGAGTAAATGGGAGGGCGATTGTTTTGTATTTGATAATCGTGTGACCGTTCGCCACGATTTAAGCGAAGGCGATTTTGATCTCTGCCACGCTTGCCGTCAGCCGGTGTCGGTAGAGGAGCGCCAATCACCGCATTATGTGGCCGGAATCAGTTGCCCACACTGCTGGAATTCACTGAGCGAAAAAACCAGAAACGGCGCGCGTGAGCGGCAAAAACAGATTGAGCTGGCAAAAAAACGCAATCAGCCCAATCCGCTGGGCCGAAATATGCGGGATGTGCAGGCTAAGGATTAA
- a CDS encoding metallophosphoesterase: MFSIILLAHSYLGMRLFPALGLQGSGLLLGWLALVVSSLLLPLGLAARFISQPPWADRLAWLGLTVMGLSSSVFALCLLRDVSLLPLAYLLSDVAYSSWQLQSAVGVLAGAVLFTLLGLINARRSAAIVDVAVPVANLPAELVGFTIAQISDIHVGPTIKQPYLDAIVDKVNSLGADLVAVTGDLVDGNVADLSAHTAPLERLKSTHGTFFVTGNHEYYSGALPWIAELRRLGLQVLLNEHVLLSHAGHQLVVAGVTDYSAGHFYPDHQSDAQAALAGAPDSPFKLLLAHQPRSAFKAQDLGLHLQLSGHTHGGQFFPWNFFVRFQQPFTAGLNLLGNVWVYTSRGTGYWGPPKRLFAPSEITRITLQRG; the protein is encoded by the coding sequence ATGTTCAGCATCATTTTGCTGGCACATAGTTACCTTGGCATGCGTTTGTTTCCTGCTTTGGGTTTGCAAGGTTCGGGCCTATTGCTGGGCTGGCTTGCGCTTGTGGTTTCCAGCCTGCTGCTGCCTCTGGGCTTAGCCGCCAGATTTATCAGCCAGCCGCCATGGGCTGATCGCCTTGCGTGGCTGGGTTTAACGGTAATGGGTTTATCTTCATCGGTGTTTGCGCTTTGCTTGTTGCGCGATGTTTCCTTGCTGCCTCTTGCTTATTTATTAAGCGATGTGGCGTATAGCAGCTGGCAGCTTCAGAGCGCTGTGGGCGTGCTGGCCGGTGCTGTGCTGTTTACACTGCTGGGCCTGATCAATGCACGGCGTAGCGCGGCGATTGTGGATGTGGCCGTGCCGGTGGCGAATCTGCCTGCAGAATTAGTGGGTTTCACCATCGCCCAAATTAGCGATATTCATGTTGGCCCAACGATAAAGCAGCCTTATCTGGATGCCATTGTGGATAAGGTAAACAGCCTTGGTGCAGATCTGGTGGCGGTAACAGGCGATCTGGTTGATGGCAATGTGGCCGATTTATCCGCGCATACCGCGCCGCTTGAGCGATTAAAATCCACACACGGCACGTTTTTTGTAACGGGTAATCATGAGTATTATTCTGGCGCGCTGCCGTGGATTGCCGAGCTGCGCCGTTTGGGTTTGCAAGTACTGCTGAACGAGCATGTTTTGCTCTCACACGCCGGCCATCAGCTGGTGGTGGCTGGGGTGACAGATTACAGTGCTGGGCATTTTTATCCTGATCATCAAAGCGATGCACAGGCGGCCCTAGCTGGAGCACCCGATTCGCCGTTTAAATTGCTGCTTGCGCATCAGCCGCGCAGCGCATTTAAGGCTCAGGATTTAGGCCTGCATCTGCAATTATCCGGCCACACCCATGGCGGGCAGTTTTTTCCGTGGAACTTTTTTGTGCGCTTTCAGCAGCCTTTTACCGCCGGATTGAATTTATTGGGCAATGTCTGGGTGTATACCAGCCGGGGTACTGGCTATTGGGGGCCGCCTAAACGTTTGTTTGCACCTTCGGAAATAACGCGAATTACTTTGCAGCGTGGGTAA